TTGCCGTGAATTGGTCAGTAAGaacttaattttaataaattgtATGCATTTGATTTCCTAGCGCAACCTAGTGCCATAAGAACAAGTCCAAACCCATTGAATTGACTCATTTTGGTTATTAAGTGGTTACATGAGAGGATCCATTGCTTAAACTTGTTAGGTTAACTCATTTAACATCCTTATTAAATGTCATGTCACTGTTACACTTTAGGGTAATAGTagagttttttcttttttctatggTGGTGAAAACTGAAAAAGGTTAATAATCTGACAAGATACTTACTTTTAGGTGGAGGATGCTACCAAAGCTCTTGAGGCAACAAATGGGACTACTCTTGAGAAGAATGGACAAATTCTAAGAGTGGCATATGCTAAAAGTATCTTGGGCCCTGGATCAGGAGCACCAGGAACTTCCCAATCAAGCAGCCTTGCAGCAGCTGCTATTGAGGCTGCGACATTTGCTCAACAGGTGTTctattctttatatatatattattggaaTTTATAAATGACTAAGATATATTTTGTATTGTTGAAGTGATTATTGTCGATTTCAAAtgatgattaaaaaaaattacaaaacattttaattttaaaagattttatgcAATGTGAGCATTATCCAAAGTTGTTGAATCcttaatattttaagaataatatgTGTAGTTAAATAGTTCTGAGCTCATTTCCTAATTTGACATAGAGCTACTTAGGCCTTTTTTCCCCCCTTTTGTTGGAAGTTTCACTCTGTTTTCGGCAGTTTTCTTTGATTTTAGGTATGGTGTAGAATTTCAAGCAGTAatgtttcattgataatatTGCCTCATTTTCGTGTACTTAATGAATTTCAGTGTTCTTAATTGTCAACTTGTCCTGAATATGATTGTTGTGTTGTACTTTTCCTACTGTTCAGTATGATTCTGTGGGGTGGGCTCCAAAAGAATACAATCCCGATGATAAGCAAGCTACTGCTCCTGAGCAAAGCACCACAGGTGGTGCTCCACAATCAGGCTTTGTTTGGGATGAAGCATCTGGTTATTACTATGATGCAGCATCTGGGTTTTACTACGATGGAAATACTGGTGCGTATGTTGCTATTCGATACAAAACTCATACTGAAGTTTCTCAAAAAAGCAATTTTCTGAAGTAGTTCTTGAGTTACTTTCTCAATTTTAGGATTTTAGTTTATTGTTTGGGcctttatttttttgttctcGGCATAGTTTGGGCAGCATTATGATTTAGAAACACTAAAATACTTGTCAAACGATATTaccttatattttattttcattttctgcATTTTATGGTATGTAGGTCTTTACTACGATGGTAATAATGGGATATGGTATACGTATGACCACCAAACTCAACAGTACATCCCTTGCACTGAACAAAATCAAAACAACACAGCTAACCAGCAGTCTGAACCTTCCAAGGCATCTGATGGTGCCAGTAGTAAAAAGGTGGTAATTTCTGCACCGGCTTCTACTGTTGCATCAGTTGAGAAGCCTGCATCATTGGCAGATGCTGTGCAGGCTGCTGCAACGGCTGCTTTAGCTGctgagaagaaagaaaaagagaaggcAAAGGAGATAAAACTTGCCTCAAAAAGCAGTATTCTAGcaaacaagaaaaaaatgaaCAATGTGTTGTCAATGTGGAAGCAGAGGAGCCATGAAGGGCAGGCTACTCGAGTAGCCTTGGAGGACAATCAACTCTCTGTTTCCACCGACGATAGGTCATACCCTACAAAGAACAAGTTAAAAGGTGAATCTATGCCTAGGGAAACCAACGTATCTAGCTTGGGAACACATACAACTGTTATCCAGGCTGCTGGTTTGGACTCTCAGGCGCAGGCACGGCCTGTTAGTAATAGTCTTGGTGGAACTATTATGGGAGTTATAAGGGGTTCAGGAAGAGGGGTTGTCAAATCAGATACCTACCCTGGTTCTACAGCTTCTCCATCATCATTTTCAAGTTCTTCAGCTGCAAGTGTCGATGCACAGATAAGTTCAACTCCTTTTAGAACAGATGTCTCTGCCTTGGGTTCATATACACCATCAGTGGCTGCTGGAAGTGGCAGAAGAAGGTTTTCAGAAGCGCCTAGTTCCGCTTCAATTCATAAGGAGCAACCTCAAACAACCTATAGGGATCGTGCAGCCGAGAGGAGAAGTTTGTATGGCTCATCATCATCGGGTGGGAATGATTTGGCTGATTATGAAATTGGGGATTCAAGTAAGACtgcttaaattattttttattatttcttgaGTTCAACTACTTTTGAAAAATAACTGAGGTGAATAGAAAGTATTTGCTTAATGGAGCAATTATTTCCTCATATTTGAAATCATTGTCCTCTGCCTTTTGAAAGGCTCTGGTAGAAGAGGAAGCTTTAACTTCACATTAGGTGCTAAGTAAGGCCTTGCTCTTCTACTTGTATTTTTGAGAATCAGATATGTAGGCCCGTAAATATGTAGGATTGTCTCTTATTTTTGTGATAATTCTCAAGGGGAATTTCAGAAATCTTCAAGGCAAGGAAATCAAACTTTAGTAGGGTTGTATGtgaaatatattttaatatatttatgatTTAGGATATATGTTTTGTACAAATATAAATTAACCATTATTTCTATTAAGTCTCTAAGTGCTGATCAATTCCAGCCAGTAGAAAGGGATttgcattttcatttttattttattttttctgagGCTTGGGTGGCGCattagaaaaaaatttcttGTATCAAATTGTTGATGCTTCGTATGATATTACTATTTGATATTTGGAGTTTTGAGTAACGGAATAGTAATCAAGAAGCCATTAGGTTCACTGGTAACTTTATATCCTGGACACATGGACTGACTTTTAAGAAACAATTGTTTCTACCTTATGTGACCCTGAAGATCGAGATTTTGTGTCGAGGAAGGGTGATCCTATGCCTTTTCCTCCTGGGGTTGGTGGAGGACGTGCAGTTGGAGAAGTCAACCTTGATACTTTTGAGGTGATTACAGCAGAAAAAGCACTTGATGAAAACAATGTTGGCAATCGTATGCTTCGCAACATGGGATGGCAGGAAGGCTTGGTATCATTTCATTCTCTCTGCACTACATTAgtttattattgatattaaGGATATGCTTTGTTGCAAGGTTAAAAATGAGGGTGGAAATTCCATGAATGAGCTTCTTGGGTAAATTACATATGGAGCTCATCCATGTAAATTTTTCCTCCCCATTTTCACCCTCCGGCAAAACACATCCTAAAGGCATTAGTTGTCTCCGTGTGACCACAAGGTCACGGGTTCAAGCCGTGGAAACAGCCACTGATGTAATTTATCAGATTGGGCTGCATACATTACACCCTTTAGGCGCAGTATTTTCCCAGATCCTTAGTTAACATGGGATGCTTGTGCACTGAGCtgccctttttattttattttatcaaattgCACCTgtagacttggatgggatatcCCTGGAAATTTGATGTTCTCTCACAACATATCTACGATTTGAAGGATTCTAGGATTTTAATATTGTGCTTGTTTGTTCTTGAATGTATAATTTGATGTACAGGGACTTGGAAAGGATGGGAGTGGAATGGTAGAGCCAGTGCAGGCACAAGCCATGGAGAATAGAGCAGGACTTGGAAGTCAGCAGAAGAAGTTAGATCCTAGCCTTGAGGTGCAGGCAGGGGACAGTTATAAGATGCTTATTCATAAAAAGGCACTTGCCAGGTTCCGGGAAATGAATGACAGTTAAAGGTTTGAAGTTGAACCCtccaaaatttaatatttaagcCTTGAGAAATGAgaaacatataatattaaaatctgtaggtttttttttttaatgttttcctAGTGTAGTGACAGTGACATAAAATATTGTCAGTTTTGAAATCTAGTGATTAAGTCAGCTTTCTTTTGCATTGGTTGAACTCAAGTGTATTAGAATGTCATTTAATTTGTGTTTGCCTTGGTGAGCCAAGAAAAAACTTGTGATggatttgtattttttttattggtttttctTTCTTATGTTTGGAAGATGTGTGATACTGTGGCCAAGAACAAAGTTTGTCTGCCACGTACTCAACAAACtaaacaaataatttataaaaaggcATTATAATATGGATCCTTGTGACTCTCCCACTTGTCATTTTACCTGCAAACAAGAATCATTCTTCCCAACTAACTTGTCTGTTTTAAATCGTTGTTGTTTGTAATCAAAATTGTTGTCTGCACAATTTCAACtccaaattatattatttctaaaccAATTTACCGGTGATTTCAAAGGTTCTGGTTGTGGATATTCATTCAGGACACCATTTAGGAACTGAGgttaaaaaagagagaaaagcaATGCACAATTACTAAGAGCCAAAATAAAGTTCATTTATAAATCGTTCGtaacattaaatttttatttttgagaaCTATTGTTAAACTAGGAATCATAAGTTTTTACATTATTAAGagtatttaaatatttattttgttctatTTGTCATCAAGAAAATGGACCTTTCTCACTAGGGCAAAGTTTATAggttttttagtttaaataaaatttaatatttacaaACATTCACGAATCTACAAACTTCAAAAATGAGGCACACTATTGGTGTTATGCATAGCATGATTGATACATATTATAGGAAAATTATCAAATGTACCCCGGAACATCGGTGTTCtagttgttttaaccgttgattttaattaatatatattatatatatattttttaattcagatcaacggttaaaacaactaAAACACCGATGTTCCTGGTACAACTGATAACCTTCCCATATTATATAGCATTTTAATATTGGACTGGAGAACAATCTCACGATTTTTTATAGGATCCTTTTTTTTCcggattttatttttccttttgataTTGCATAAGAATGGCTCGAACTAAATATTAAGATTGTGATTTTGCCCATTTGAAGTGGTAGTTTCCTCATTAAACTGAAAACCCAGAATACAGGAGCATTTCCATCTAAGCATAACTAAAATTTTGCCATCTATTTACCATGAAAATGCTATTCAAGATAGAATATTACAAAAACTAATCTTCTGAGCGGCTAACCAACTTGGTTCCAACTGTTTAACAGAAAAGCCTTCTTTTCTGCAATAATGATTGTTAATCAGTCAAcaccaataaaaaataataattgcaAGAAGTGATTTAAGTTACTTAAACATCCTCCTCCTAACTACTGAAAGAAAGAACATTTCAAAACATGGAGTATATCTACTTAGTATTTAATTGGATATCTTGGAACATGTTTAAGATGTTGTACCATTACTCTTTTTAAGATTAAATATATGGCACGACACATAAAGACGAAAAGCAACTCACTCGACATTTGGACACCTGAAACTTCTCGAGCAGATCTGAAATCTCAAGTTGCTTCATCACCATAGCATGTAGTACCTGAATGATTTAACAGCACAAACTATTAAGTATCATATTGTCAACTAAAAGATGTAGCTGATTTAAGAAAGTAAGAGAGATATAATACCCTCTTAGTCTTTTCAAGATCAAACTCAACAGATTTAATCCTATCCAACGAACCCTTAAGCATTTGATCCTTTTCAAGAGGTATACTTGCTGGTTTATCGCGAAGTTCCTCAACAGCATTCTCTAGTCTCTGAAGGCGTTGTAAACATGGTAGAATATGATCCCTTTCGGACACAACTTCACTAGTTGCCAAAATGTTATCAGTGTTAGGTTCGATGGGGATAGACGGCAAAACATCGTTCTGTATTCTACCAAATTCAAATCTTAAACTGCAGAAGAATGTAACTAGTCTTTGCAATACATATGTAAGCACTCTTGACACATTTAAGAACTTAGTTTTCGCCACCATTGCTTTGACAAGACTGAACCAATTGCTGATGCCAAAAAAGGTTTCTGAAAATTATGTAAATTTGTAATAAGCCCATAAGATTATGCAATACTGAAATACTTGCTAGTGATATAACCATGGTAACTTCCTAACTTCCACACAAAGTACCTTGACAGTTTTCGCTAGAAACAATTTTCCCCACATCATTGTGCAATGACTGTTTGTTAGGACGATGAAATTCATCACTTGTGGGCACTTTCTCAGCTTTAGGTGTGCTACCATTACAACTGAAGTAGCTATCTGATACCCTGATCTGCAGAACAACCAGCTTTTGTATGATAAAAAGCTCAATGACACCCACATAACATGAAAACAGTATGTAAAGACAACAAAGTGATCATAAGCTGAATCAGATTGAACGGTATCAAATTGAAAACTCACTTCTTCAAGAACTGGGGCTAACCGAGGAAAGGTAAAGCTTCTTTGTATGTATGGTGAGCAACAATCATCAATATCAGACCCTGATTCTACCAGTGATGCATCACCCCATTGCTCCTGGAAGATGAGAGAAGATAAGGTAAAACACATACTAGTGCAAACCATTTCTGCTAAGAACATCGGCCAACATATCAAGGACGGGATGTAATGTTAGGTCATGTCCGATTGATACTAGCTCATCTCTAAGCCCACTAAACAATAAGATTAACAACCTAATTTATGgaaacaaaaaagaaatataaagaGATCGTTCTAAGATGTTTCTATTGATTCAAGAATATGATGAAATACCCAAACAATATCCTACAAAAAATTGTAACATCCTAGTTATCCATTGCCAAGACTTACCTTATGTGAGTGAATCCAAAAAGAGTCCGATTTCCCTTGTTCACCGGGTAGTCCAGTGATTTGTCTCACAACAGTTGCCTCCACACTATGTACCACCTACAATCAAAACATTTATTAGTCGTGAACAAGGCAATTCTGAGAAGGAAAAAAACCCTCAAAATGTAAAGGacataaagagaaaaaaattccAATACCTTCATGACATCAGGATCTTTCCATGGACCCATGCTAGACCTTAGACATCCACCTTCTCCAGGACATGTACATGAACCACCCAAAAAATCTGGCAACTGACTGTATGGATGCATTTACATATTACAAGTGACTCAATTACAATGAACAGAAAATTCGAGGCAATATAAAGGAACAAATGCATACCTTGAGTCAATAACATCCAGTAACTTGCATAAAGACTTGGGTTCATAAACCTGGAAATTTGGGAATTTATGTAGTATCAAAGGGACTTCAGGAAAAACATTGAACAATATTCATAACAGAAATAAAAGTTATATCCATTACCTGTATCTTTGCGATAGTTTTGGGATCAAGAAACTTCTGTGCAGCAGGCCAAAGCATCTTCTTGAAGCCAGTACCAGCATTTACTATATACATCCGATGTAATGTCTGTAAATATATCAAGGGAGTGTTTTATACAAAGAGAAAGGACTAAATAACATGTTACTTTGAGAAGGTATACGGACGAAACCTCAGGATAGTAATTGTTATCTATTCTTGTCATAGCAGCCAAGAGATTTGCAGCAGTAGGTGAGAAATTTTTCATTCCCTGAATCATACACAATCAAGAGCCAGCTAAGGTTCAGAAAAAGTAGCACCAAAACTCAGGGGAGCTCCTAACTTTGAAATCTAGCTAACTAAGAACACCCTTCCAAATAGGAGTTTAGCACACAGAATGTGACTACCAGAATTGATACATTGCTACAGAACAGGTGAATGACTAATCAGCTACCTCAAATCAGAACAAACTATAAGACATGCAAAGAGTGAAAAGCTGAAAACCCGCAGAACCACATCAAAGCTTTAGTGTTTTGGAAATCGGATAATTTTTTT
Above is a genomic segment from Arachis stenosperma cultivar V10309 chromosome 1, arast.V10309.gnm1.PFL2, whole genome shotgun sequence containing:
- the LOC130942113 gene encoding phosphatidylinositol/phosphatidylcholine transfer protein SFH13-like isoform X2 is translated as MDSNQVSGVFEDGFGFGVGVDGETCEEERKRSKIGSLKKKAISASCRFTHSLKKRGGKSRIVDSNSNNNNRVHIEDVRNAQEESAVQKLRLKLLQRCSLRPTHDDYHALLRFLKARDFDIEKTIQMWEDMLSWRKEYGTDTILQDFEFEELEEVLQHYPQGYHGVDKEGRPVYIERLGKAHPSRLMRITTIDRYLKYHVQEFERALQEKFPACSVAAKRRISSTTTILDVQGLGMKNFSPTAANLLAAMTRIDNNYYPETLHRMYIVNAGTGFKKMLWPAAQKFLDPKTIAKIQVYEPKSLCKLLDVIDSSQLPDFLGGSCTCPGEGGCLRSSMGPWKDPDVMKVVHSVEATVVRQITGLPGEQGKSDSFWIHSHKEQWGDASLVESGSDIDDCCSPYIQRSFTFPRLAPVLEEIRVSDSYFSCNGSTPKAEKVPTSDEFHRPNKQSLHNDVGKIVSSENCQETFFGISNWFSLVKAMVAKTKFLNVSRVLTYVLQRLVTFFCSLRFEFGRIQNDVLPSIPIEPNTDNILATSEVVSERDHILPCLQRLQRLENAVEELRDKPASIPLEKDQMLKGSLDRIKSVEFDLEKTKRVLHAMVMKQLEISDLLEKFQVSKCRKRRLFC
- the LOC130942113 gene encoding phosphatidylinositol/phosphatidylcholine transfer protein SFH13-like isoform X1, whose translation is MDSNQVSGVFEDGFGFGVGVDGETCEEERKRSKIGSLKKKAISASCRFTHSLKKRGGKSRIVDSNSNNNNRVHIEDVRNAQEESAVQKLRLKLLQRCSLRPTHDDYHALLRFLKARDFDIEKTIQMWEDMLSWRKEYGTDTILQDFEFEELEEVLQHYPQGYHGVDKEGRPVYIERLGKAHPSRLMRITTIDRYLKYHVQEFERALQEKFPACSVAAKRRISSTTTILDVQGLGMKNFSPTAANLLAAMTRIDNNYYPETLHRMYIVNAGTGFKKMLWPAAQKFLDPKTIAKIQVYEPKSLCKLLDVIDSSQLPDFLGGSCTCPGEGGCLRSSMGPWKDPDVMKVVHSVEATVVRQITGLPGEQGKSDSFWIHSHKEQWGDASLVESGSDIDDCCSPYIQRSFTFPRLAPVLEEIRVSDSYFSCNGSTPKAEKVPTSDEFHRPNKQSLHNDVGKIVSSENCQETFFGISNWFSLVKAMVAKTKFLNVSRVLTYVLQRLVTFFCSLRFEFGRIQNDVLPSIPIEPNTDNILATSEVVSERDHILPCLQRLQRLENAVEELRDKPASIPLEKDQMLKGSLDRIKSVEFDLEKTKRVLHAMVMKQLEISDLLEKFQVSKCRVSCFSSLCVVPYI
- the LOC130944868 gene encoding SUPPRESSOR OF ABI3-5 isoform X2; this encodes MDPGRYGLHQGWDNNSALEGYGAVHEPNYRVGGAYEDRRFVDERYPRDAIYQRNAFHRDILDREGYMPPGPPVGHWNQSKRRGYEEDYPIDRESRRFQRPYHEPYNQIDAYREADIDTFPEYDKFRDGYGSIENYGDRGYDKPARFGGHDRDDYAYDDYGYKSRASHHRREDSHERDYDHGRHSYDSDYERGSRRDSNWRRRGSRDREHDRRDLSRERDVSPRKRREHSHSRSRSRSRSRSKSQSHSRSRSQSRGYDDHPRSRSPRGRSHSRSYREDSYSDSRYDRSERRRDREEKRQREHYSVAPSATIVVKGLSQKTTEEDLYQILAEWGPLRHVRVIKERNSGISRGFAFIDFPSVGAAQAMMDKLGDDGLVVDGRKLFFEYSKPTGGPGPDGGMKSGHNHKSITIPSDWMCTICGYINFARRTSCYQCNEPRTEDAPAADISLTNSSAMGKKGLEAGPTHVLVVRGLDENADEEMLRYEFSKHAPIKDLRLVRDKFTHVSRGFAFVHFYSVEDATKALEATNGTTLEKNGQILRVAYAKSILGPGSGAPGTSQSSSLAAAAIEAATFAQQYDSVGWAPKEYNPDDKQATAPEQSTTGGAPQSGFVWDEASGYYYDAASGFYYDGNTGLYYDGNNGIWYTYDHQTQQYIPCTEQNQNNTANQQSEPSKASDGASSKKVVISAPASTVASVEKPASLADAVQAAATAALAAEKKEKEKAKEIKLASKSSILANKKKMNNVLSMWKQRSHEGQATRVALEDNQLSVSTDDRSYPTKNKLKGESMPRETNVSSLGTHTTVIQAAGLDSQAQARPVSNSLGGTIMGVIRGSGRGVVKSDTYPGSTASPSSFSSSSAASVDAQISSTPFRTDVSALGSYTPSVAAGSGRRRFSEAPSSASIHKEQPQTTYRDRAAERRSLYGSSSSGGNDLADYEIGDSNRDFVSRKGDPMPFPPGVGGGRAVGEVNLDTFEVITAEKALDENNVGNRMLRNMGWQEGLGLGKDGSGMVEPVQAQAMENRAGLGSQQKKLDPSLEVQAGDSYKMLIHKKALARFREMNDS
- the LOC130944868 gene encoding SUPPRESSOR OF ABI3-5 isoform X3, with amino-acid sequence MPPGPPVGHWNQSKRRGYEEDYPIDRESRRFQRPYHEPYNQIDAYREADIDTFPEYDKFRDGYGSIENYGDRGYDKPARFGGHDRDDYAYDDYGYKSRASHHRREDSHERDYDHGRHSYDSDYERGSRRDSNWRRRGSRDREHDRRDLSRERDVSPRKRREHSHSRSRSRSRSRSKSQSHSRSRSQSRGYDDHPRSRSPRGRSHSRSYREDSYSDSRYDRSERRRDREEKRQREHYSVAPSATIVVKGLSQKTTEEDLYQILAEWGPLRHVRVIKERNSGISRGFAFIDFPSVGAAQAMMDKLGDDGLVVDGRKLFFEYSSKPTGGPGPDGGMKSGHNHKSITIPSDWMCTICGYINFARRTSCYQCNEPRTEDAPAADISLTNSSAMGKKGLEAGPTHVLVVRGLDENADEEMLRYEFSKHAPIKDLRLVRDKFTHVSRGFAFVHFYSVEDATKALEATNGTTLEKNGQILRVAYAKSILGPGSGAPGTSQSSSLAAAAIEAATFAQQYDSVGWAPKEYNPDDKQATAPEQSTTGGAPQSGFVWDEASGYYYDAASGFYYDGNTGLYYDGNNGIWYTYDHQTQQYIPCTEQNQNNTANQQSEPSKASDGASSKKVVISAPASTVASVEKPASLADAVQAAATAALAAEKKEKEKAKEIKLASKSSILANKKKMNNVLSMWKQRSHEGQATRVALEDNQLSVSTDDRSYPTKNKLKGESMPRETNVSSLGTHTTVIQAAGLDSQAQARPVSNSLGGTIMGVIRGSGRGVVKSDTYPGSTASPSSFSSSSAASVDAQISSTPFRTDVSALGSYTPSVAAGSGRRRFSEAPSSASIHKEQPQTTYRDRAAERRSLYGSSSSGGNDLADYEIGDSNRDFVSRKGDPMPFPPGVGGGRAVGEVNLDTFEVITAEKALDENNVGNRMLRNMGWQEGLGLGKDGSGMVEPVQAQAMENRAGLGSQQKKLDPSLEVQAGDSYKMLIHKKALARFREMNDS
- the LOC130944868 gene encoding SUPPRESSOR OF ABI3-5 isoform X1, yielding MDPGRYGLHQGWDNNSALEGYGAVHEPNYRVGGAYEDRRFVDERYPRDAIYQRNAFHRDILDREGYMPPGPPVGHWNQSKRRGYEEDYPIDRESRRFQRPYHEPYNQIDAYREADIDTFPEYDKFRDGYGSIENYGDRGYDKPARFGGHDRDDYAYDDYGYKSRASHHRREDSHERDYDHGRHSYDSDYERGSRRDSNWRRRGSRDREHDRRDLSRERDVSPRKRREHSHSRSRSRSRSRSKSQSHSRSRSQSRGYDDHPRSRSPRGRSHSRSYREDSYSDSRYDRSERRRDREEKRQREHYSVAPSATIVVKGLSQKTTEEDLYQILAEWGPLRHVRVIKERNSGISRGFAFIDFPSVGAAQAMMDKLGDDGLVVDGRKLFFEYSSKPTGGPGPDGGMKSGHNHKSITIPSDWMCTICGYINFARRTSCYQCNEPRTEDAPAADISLTNSSAMGKKGLEAGPTHVLVVRGLDENADEEMLRYEFSKHAPIKDLRLVRDKFTHVSRGFAFVHFYSVEDATKALEATNGTTLEKNGQILRVAYAKSILGPGSGAPGTSQSSSLAAAAIEAATFAQQYDSVGWAPKEYNPDDKQATAPEQSTTGGAPQSGFVWDEASGYYYDAASGFYYDGNTGLYYDGNNGIWYTYDHQTQQYIPCTEQNQNNTANQQSEPSKASDGASSKKVVISAPASTVASVEKPASLADAVQAAATAALAAEKKEKEKAKEIKLASKSSILANKKKMNNVLSMWKQRSHEGQATRVALEDNQLSVSTDDRSYPTKNKLKGESMPRETNVSSLGTHTTVIQAAGLDSQAQARPVSNSLGGTIMGVIRGSGRGVVKSDTYPGSTASPSSFSSSSAASVDAQISSTPFRTDVSALGSYTPSVAAGSGRRRFSEAPSSASIHKEQPQTTYRDRAAERRSLYGSSSSGGNDLADYEIGDSNRDFVSRKGDPMPFPPGVGGGRAVGEVNLDTFEVITAEKALDENNVGNRMLRNMGWQEGLGLGKDGSGMVEPVQAQAMENRAGLGSQQKKLDPSLEVQAGDSYKMLIHKKALARFREMNDS
- the LOC130942113 gene encoding phosphatidylinositol/phosphatidylcholine transfer protein SFH13-like isoform X3 produces the protein MDSNQVSGVFEDGFGFGVGVDGETCEEERKRSKIGSLKKKAISASCRFTHSLKKRGGKSRIVDSNSNNNNRVHIEDVRNAQEESAVQKLRLKLLQRCSLRPTHDDYHALLRFLKARDFDIEKTIQMWEDMLSWRKEYGTDTILQDFEFEELEEVLQHYPQGYHGVDKEGRPVYIERLGKAHPSRLMRITTIDRYLKYHVQEFERALQEKFPACSVAAKRRISSTTTILDVQGLGMKNFSPTAANLLAAMTRIDNNYYPETLHRMYIVNAGTGFKKMLWPAAQKFLDPKTIAKIQVYEPKSLCKLLDVIDSSQLPDFLGGSCTCPGEGGCLRSSMGPWKDPDVMKVVHSVEATVVRQITGLPGEQGKSDSFWIHSHKEQWGDASLVESGSDIDDCCSPYIQRSFTFPRLAPVLEEIRVSDSYFSCNGSTPKAEKVPTSDEFHRPNKQSLHNDVGKIVSSENCQETFFGISNWFSLVKAMVAKTKFLNVSRVLTYVLQRLVTFFCSLRFEFGRIQNDVLPSIPIEPNTDNILATSEVVSERDHILPCLQRLQRLENAVEELRDKPASIPLEKDQMLKGSLDRIKSVEFDLEKTKRVLHAMVMKQLEISDLLEKFQVSK